The Pedobacter mucosus genome window below encodes:
- a CDS encoding SusC/RagA family TonB-linked outer membrane protein, whose product MKKITNLTRGKLKLKDCALKAIALTLALSSGFYTTANASAININSSVSVNQTKADIVLRGIIKDEKGLPLPGAGVKVKGSSTSAAADVNGAFTITVPDQNTVLIVTYVGYDTKEITVGTQTVLDIVLKETTGADLQEVAIVGFGTQKKESLVGAQSSIKADELKQPVSSMSQLLAGRIPGIVNVSRNGEPGATGSDIFIRGISSLTAGDRGPLVIIDGVPNRSLNDISVYDVDNFTVLKDAAATAVYGIRGANGVILINTKQGKIGTPKINVEYFEGISRFTKRPDLIDGVDYMNLANEAKYSDYLRGGAAGAFTPAYSIDAVQKTAAGTDPILYPNVNWFDAIYNDLGRNRSATANLSGGVSNAKYYVSLGYYGEDGLFKTDEAVNSAVKQNYSRYNISANLNWDITGTTKLDLGIKGILGQNNYPSSFNAQDIFSQAFLINPTSFPILYPNGSLPGISPQSDQRNPYGDITRNGYRIGYNTQLYSNMRLTQDLKAVTPGLSVTTMYSFDVSNSNSINRTKRETIYRINPNDPYNVAGNAASGYKYGLVLQGQDFLNYSINNGGDKKMYFEAAINYNRTFGKHAVSGLFLYNQNDNSNPFAGNLTLSLPYRLQGVASRATYAYDNKYFFEFNVGYNGSENFAPEKRYGFFPALGVGWLLSNEKFFEPLKDAIQMVKFRYSDGIVGSGGSGSGYAAGEGDRFYYLTKVGGSPSYTFGQNGNILPGGSTSTGGLGVTAYGVDVTWAETRKQDLGFELKTLNNNLSLIVDFFKERRKDQFISRGTVPNFIGLANTPIGNLGVVENKGIDGTLQYDAQLGKDWSLNLRANITFNKDKVIENDQAPKAYPWMEQRGFNVLAATRVGYIAEKLFDTQAEINSSATQFGTLMPGDIKYKDLNGDGKIDSFDQTIIGRGDIPSTTYGFGFSLTYKHFDFGMFFQGQDNADIIMNIPSFASSGGLGNMLAVASDRWTPTNPRQDAVYPRLSYGGTNNNNYQASTWWKRDISFLRLKNADLGYTLKEGIQAIGVKRLRIYATGYNVFTISKFKLWDPELGTNNGTRYPLTSNYSLGLTANF is encoded by the coding sequence ATGAAAAAAATTACAAATTTAACTAGAGGCAAACTCAAGCTTAAAGATTGTGCTTTGAAGGCTATCGCTTTAACGTTAGCGCTAAGCAGCGGTTTTTATACTACGGCTAATGCTTCTGCCATTAATATAAACAGCTCAGTTTCGGTTAATCAAACCAAGGCTGATATTGTGCTCCGTGGAATAATAAAAGATGAAAAAGGCTTGCCATTACCAGGTGCAGGTGTTAAAGTAAAAGGCAGTTCTACAAGTGCTGCTGCCGATGTAAATGGTGCATTTACCATTACCGTTCCAGATCAAAATACGGTATTAATTGTAACTTATGTAGGCTATGATACAAAAGAAATTACGGTTGGAACTCAAACCGTATTGGATATTGTTTTAAAGGAAACAACCGGAGCCGACCTTCAAGAAGTCGCTATTGTGGGTTTCGGAACGCAGAAAAAAGAGAGTTTAGTAGGCGCACAATCATCAATAAAAGCTGATGAATTAAAACAACCAGTTTCTAGTATGAGTCAGTTATTGGCTGGTCGTATTCCAGGAATTGTAAACGTAAGTAGAAACGGTGAGCCGGGTGCAACAGGTTCAGATATTTTTATTCGTGGTATATCTTCGCTAACAGCTGGCGATAGAGGCCCGCTTGTAATTATTGATGGTGTTCCAAACCGAAGCTTAAATGATATAAGCGTTTATGATGTTGATAATTTTACGGTACTTAAAGATGCAGCAGCAACTGCTGTTTATGGTATTCGTGGAGCAAATGGAGTAATCTTAATCAATACGAAACAAGGAAAAATTGGTACACCAAAAATTAATGTGGAATATTTTGAAGGCATAAGCCGGTTTACTAAAAGACCAGATTTAATAGATGGTGTAGATTATATGAACTTAGCTAATGAGGCTAAGTATTCAGATTATTTAAGAGGTGGCGCTGCGGGTGCATTTACACCTGCGTATTCCATCGATGCCGTTCAAAAAACTGCTGCAGGTACAGATCCAATTCTATATCCAAACGTAAATTGGTTTGATGCCATTTATAATGATTTGGGTAGAAACAGATCTGCAACAGCTAACTTATCTGGTGGTGTGAGCAATGCGAAATACTATGTTTCATTAGGGTATTATGGAGAAGATGGTTTGTTTAAAACTGATGAAGCCGTAAATTCTGCAGTAAAACAAAACTATAGCCGTTATAACATTAGCGCAAACCTTAACTGGGATATTACAGGTACTACGAAATTAGATTTAGGGATTAAAGGAATTTTAGGTCAAAATAATTATCCAAGTAGTTTTAACGCTCAGGATATATTTAGTCAGGCTTTTTTAATTAACCCAACTTCTTTTCCAATTCTATATCCTAACGGAAGTTTGCCAGGTATCAGTCCACAATCTGATCAGCGAAATCCATATGGAGATATTACAAGAAACGGTTACAGAATAGGTTACAATACCCAATTATATTCTAACATGCGTTTAACGCAAGATTTAAAGGCAGTTACTCCTGGTTTATCCGTTACAACCATGTATTCTTTTGATGTTAGTAACAGCAATTCGATCAACAGAACTAAAAGGGAAACCATTTATAGAATTAATCCAAACGATCCTTATAATGTTGCAGGCAATGCCGCATCGGGTTATAAATATGGCTTAGTTTTACAAGGACAAGACTTTTTAAACTACAGCATTAATAATGGTGGCGATAAGAAAATGTATTTCGAGGCTGCAATTAATTACAACCGTACATTTGGAAAACATGCGGTAAGTGGTTTGTTTTTGTATAATCAAAATGATAACTCTAACCCATTTGCAGGTAATTTAACCCTGTCACTTCCTTATCGTTTGCAAGGTGTTGCGAGTCGTGCAACATATGCTTATGATAATAAATACTTTTTCGAATTTAATGTAGGCTATAATGGCTCAGAAAATTTTGCGCCAGAGAAACGCTATGGCTTTTTCCCAGCGCTTGGTGTGGGGTGGTTATTATCAAACGAGAAATTCTTCGAACCGTTAAAAGATGCAATCCAAATGGTTAAATTCCGTTATTCGGATGGTATTGTGGGTAGTGGTGGAAGTGGTTCTGGTTATGCTGCAGGTGAAGGTGATCGTTTTTATTATTTAACAAAAGTAGGTGGTTCTCCAAGTTACACATTTGGCCAGAACGGAAACATTTTACCAGGTGGTTCAACTTCAACGGGTGGCCTTGGCGTAACTGCTTATGGTGTTGATGTAACCTGGGCAGAAACCCGCAAACAAGATTTAGGTTTTGAGTTAAAAACTTTAAATAACAATCTTTCGTTAATTGTAGATTTCTTTAAAGAAAGAAGAAAAGATCAGTTTATTAGTAGGGGTACAGTTCCAAATTTTATTGGTTTAGCCAATACGCCAATCGGTAACTTAGGTGTTGTAGAAAATAAAGGGATAGATGGAACTTTGCAATACGATGCGCAATTGGGTAAAGATTGGTCGCTTAATTTAAGAGCAAATATTACTTTCAACAAAGACAAGGTAATCGAGAATGATCAGGCGCCAAAAGCATATCCTTGGATGGAACAACGTGGTTTTAATGTTTTAGCTGCTACTCGTGTAGGCTATATTGCAGAAAAATTATTTGATACTCAAGCAGAAATAAACAGCAGTGCAACTCAGTTTGGAACATTAATGCCAGGTGATATCAAGTATAAAGATTTAAATGGAGATGGTAAAATCGATTCATTTGATCAAACCATTATTGGTAGAGGCGATATTCCTAGTACAACTTATGGTTTTGGCTTCTCCTTAACTTATAAACATTTTGATTTCGGCATGTTTTTCCAAGGACAAGACAATGCAGATATCATTATGAATATTCCTTCATTTGCCAGTTCTGGTGGTTTAGGAAATATGCTGGCGGTTGCTTCAGATCGTTGGACGCCAACAAACCCTCGTCAGGATGCTGTTTATCCACGTTTATCTTATGGTGGTACCAACAACAATAACTATCAAGCGAGTACTTGGTGGAAACGCGATATCAGTTTCTTAAGGTTAAAAAATGCAGATTTAGGTTATACACTTAAAGAAGGCATTCAGGCTATCGGTGTTAAACGTTTGAGGATTTATGCAACGGGCTACAACGTTTTCACCATCAGTAAATTTAAGCTTTGGGATCCAGAGCTAGGTACCAATAATGGTACTAGATATCCATTAACATCTAATTATTCTTTAGGTCTTACCGCTAATTTTTAA
- a CDS encoding glycoside hydrolase family 76 protein: MENLNTFGRLLKSGKLIIATLLSLLVFISSCSKQETEIPTTGPILPPTVAPTFTASEATSAFNSFNMAYYSQNDKLYYSNTEKKDIGAIWTQAIYWDIVMDAYERTKDPVYLKMVTDMYDGGAKRYDNYNWSNSVTWFIYDDMMWWVMALTRAYEITKNPAYLEKAKTGFAFVWSGSYDPVKGGMFWDFKHSGKNACINYPTVIAAMRLYNVTKDETYLTKAKSIYSWSRENLFDISKGRVADHKIGDGNPGYEDYTYNQGTLIGAAILLYKNTNTQSYLDDAKLAANYTKATMSDAKGILPAEGDYNEQGVLKAIFAQYLVDLDQVFPAGDYKKWAVFNATSAWNNRDFSRGIMHRDYKNPCPTGVVQSYESSSAVAFMQLFAPTN, translated from the coding sequence ATGGAAAACCTAAATACGTTTGGTCGATTGCTTAAATCGGGTAAATTAATTATCGCCACACTTCTATCATTATTGGTTTTTATCAGTTCCTGTAGCAAACAGGAAACAGAAATTCCTACTACAGGTCCGATTTTACCACCAACTGTAGCGCCAACATTTACAGCTTCCGAAGCTACATCCGCATTCAATTCCTTTAATATGGCTTACTACAGCCAAAATGATAAACTTTATTATAGCAATACTGAAAAGAAAGATATCGGTGCAATATGGACTCAAGCCATATATTGGGATATTGTTATGGATGCTTACGAGCGAACAAAAGATCCTGTATATCTTAAAATGGTTACAGATATGTACGATGGTGGCGCAAAGCGATACGATAACTACAACTGGTCTAATTCCGTAACCTGGTTTATTTACGATGATATGATGTGGTGGGTTATGGCTTTAACCCGGGCTTATGAAATAACCAAAAATCCTGCCTATTTAGAAAAAGCCAAAACGGGTTTTGCCTTTGTATGGAGCGGCTCCTATGATCCCGTTAAAGGTGGTATGTTTTGGGATTTTAAACACAGCGGTAAAAATGCCTGCATTAATTATCCAACAGTAATTGCTGCAATGCGGTTATACAATGTTACGAAGGATGAAACCTACCTCACCAAAGCAAAAAGTATTTATTCTTGGTCTAGAGAGAATTTATTTGATATTTCAAAAGGTCGTGTTGCCGATCATAAAATTGGAGATGGTAATCCAGGCTATGAAGATTATACTTATAACCAAGGAACACTAATTGGTGCCGCAATTTTATTATATAAAAACACAAACACCCAAAGCTATTTAGATGATGCAAAGCTAGCAGCAAACTATACAAAAGCAACCATGAGCGATGCTAAAGGTATTTTACCTGCTGAAGGTGATTATAACGAACAAGGGGTTTTAAAAGCAATATTTGCTCAATATTTAGTGGATCTAGATCAGGTTTTCCCTGCAGGAGATTACAAAAAGTGGGCAGTTTTTAATGCTACTTCCGCATGGAATAACCGCGATTTTAGTCGTGGAATTATGCATCGTGATTATAAAAATCCTTGTCCAACGGGTGTTGTACAATCTTACGAATCTAGTAGTGCAGTTGCCTTTATGCAGTTGTTTGCTCCAACCAATTAA
- a CDS encoding discoidin domain-containing protein, translating to MNLLKITRSAIGLCAAMVLLLGCEKEEYPSVELFTWKAKVDVTAKATLSTNIESSGGAAGSEGSAKVVDNDFSTKFLINPYSSNFYMQLSFAAPQQVASYTLTSGNDSPGRDPKDWKFSGSLDGTTWVDLDTKTGETFSGRNMTKTYNFKNKVLYKFYRISISAVGSGSLFQLSEWRLIEVPEEQQ from the coding sequence ATGAATCTTTTAAAAATTACCCGGAGCGCTATTGGTCTCTGCGCTGCCATGGTCTTACTTCTTGGATGTGAAAAAGAAGAATATCCATCTGTAGAACTTTTTACCTGGAAAGCTAAGGTAGATGTTACTGCGAAAGCCACATTGTCTACAAATATCGAAAGCTCTGGTGGTGCTGCAGGATCTGAGGGGTCTGCCAAAGTTGTTGATAATGATTTTTCTACAAAATTTTTGATCAATCCTTATTCATCAAACTTTTACATGCAGTTATCGTTTGCTGCACCTCAGCAAGTAGCATCTTATACATTAACCTCTGGAAATGACTCACCAGGTAGAGATCCAAAAGACTGGAAGTTTAGTGGTTCTTTAGATGGTACCACTTGGGTTGATTTAGATACAAAAACTGGTGAAACATTCTCTGGTCGCAACATGACTAAAACTTACAACTTCAAAAATAAGGTTCTTTACAAATTTTATAGAATCAGTATTTCGGCAGTTGGTAGTGGTTCATTATTTCAGTTATCAGAGTGGCGATTAATTGAAGTACCAGAAGAGCAACAATAA
- a CDS encoding RagB/SusD family nutrient uptake outer membrane protein encodes MKKFIYLTLVVGLTFATSCKKGFLDQVPNDRLTLDETFKTRSTAERFLNNIYSQIPDEFAQRNPDEGRNAGVWTGAADEAEFVWGFNQANNVNIGSWDANTGFVNSYWNNFYRGIRSASFFMANIDKVTEDITPQITVQYKNEARALRAIYYFYLVRAFGPVIILGDNVVEPDAPSEDVQLPRSSMEECVAYIASELEAAAANLPTVAANDNNYGRINKGMALSYRLQAYLLAASPLYNGNTDLASLKNKDGKQLVSQTVDQSKWKRASDAYKAYITQFVPSTYSLYRKNDGAGVFSPYLSCRDLFIDKFNSEVIMSRLDASIEGRQYELTPYHNGKNSETRGSGGLSATQGQVDAFFMANGLSITDAGSGYQTAGTTMYKPVGSPQATETFNQWVNREPRFYVNITYHNSVWLNTTFGNIITEMNNNGNSGKATGGNDYSVTGYIVRKAMGLGNWRENNRPCILYRVGNLFLDYVEALNESTPGDADILIYLNQIRSRAGIPTYGSGAGQIPAPTTQDAMREAIRKERRVELAFENVRYFDTRRWKIAETTDNGPMYGLNVTQNLPAFFTKTVFENRVFTKRHYLFPIPSKDVNSDNLMVQNPGW; translated from the coding sequence ATGAAAAAGTTTATATATCTAACGCTTGTAGTCGGTTTAACATTCGCTACATCTTGTAAAAAAGGCTTTCTGGATCAAGTACCTAATGATAGGTTAACCCTTGATGAAACTTTCAAAACCAGATCTACTGCAGAACGCTTTTTAAATAATATCTATAGTCAAATTCCAGATGAATTTGCACAACGTAATCCGGATGAAGGCAGAAATGCTGGCGTTTGGACTGGCGCTGCCGATGAAGCTGAATTTGTTTGGGGTTTTAACCAGGCAAACAATGTAAATATTGGTAGCTGGGATGCAAACACGGGTTTTGTGAATAGCTATTGGAACAACTTTTATAGAGGAATTCGTTCTGCAAGTTTCTTTATGGCAAACATTGATAAAGTTACTGAAGATATTACTCCTCAAATTACAGTTCAATACAAAAACGAAGCAAGGGCTTTAAGAGCAATTTATTACTTCTATTTGGTGCGTGCTTTCGGTCCGGTTATTATTTTAGGTGATAATGTGGTTGAACCAGATGCACCTTCGGAAGATGTACAATTGCCAAGAAGTAGCATGGAAGAATGTGTGGCTTATATTGCCTCTGAATTAGAGGCTGCGGCCGCAAATTTACCAACCGTTGCTGCCAATGATAATAATTATGGTCGTATAAATAAAGGAATGGCTTTATCTTACCGTTTGCAAGCTTACTTGTTAGCAGCGAGTCCGTTATATAATGGAAATACTGATTTAGCCAGCTTAAAAAACAAAGATGGTAAACAATTGGTAAGCCAAACTGTAGATCAAAGTAAATGGAAGAGAGCTTCTGATGCTTACAAAGCTTACATTACTCAATTCGTGCCGAGCACCTATAGCTTATACAGAAAGAATGATGGAGCTGGAGTTTTCAGTCCTTATTTATCTTGTAGAGATTTGTTTATTGATAAATTCAACAGTGAGGTAATCATGTCTAGATTGGATGCATCTATTGAAGGCAGACAATATGAATTAACACCTTATCACAATGGTAAAAATTCAGAAACAAGAGGTTCTGGTGGTTTATCTGCTACTCAAGGTCAGGTTGATGCCTTTTTTATGGCAAATGGTTTAAGCATTACCGATGCAGGTTCTGGCTACCAAACCGCAGGAACAACAATGTATAAACCAGTTGGAAGTCCGCAAGCAACCGAAACTTTTAACCAATGGGTTAATCGCGAACCTCGCTTTTATGTTAACATTACTTACCACAACAGCGTTTGGTTAAATACAACTTTTGGAAATATCATTACAGAGATGAATAATAATGGTAACTCTGGTAAAGCCACTGGCGGAAATGATTATTCGGTTACCGGTTATATTGTAAGGAAAGCAATGGGCTTAGGCAACTGGCGTGAAAATAATCGTCCTTGTATTCTTTATCGTGTTGGTAATTTATTTTTGGATTATGTTGAGGCTTTGAATGAGTCGACCCCAGGTGATGCAGACATTCTTATTTACTTAAATCAAATTAGAAGCAGAGCTGGGATTCCAACTTATGGTTCTGGTGCCGGACAAATTCCAGCGCCAACCACTCAAGATGCCATGCGTGAAGCCATTAGAAAAGAACGCCGGGTTGAATTGGCTTTCGAAAATGTAAGGTATTTTGATACCAGACGTTGGAAAATCGCCGAAACTACAGATAATGGACCAATGTATGGTTTGAATGTAACTCAAAATCTTCCAGCATTTTTCACAAAAACGGTTTTCGAAAATAGGGTTTTTACCAAAAGACATTACTTGTTTCCAATTCCGTCAAAAGATGTTAATTCTGATAATTTAATGGTGCAAAATCCAGGCTGGTAA
- a CDS encoding GH92 family glycosyl hydrolase, whose protein sequence is MKIKFIAFLFICFLAKNLSAQERDLVHYVNTLQGTNSKHELTRGNTYPTTALPFGMHTWSPQTGKNGDGWKYQYFKDKIRGFQQAHQCSSWTRDYAVFSLMPMIDNLVVDEDKRETKFSHANEVAKPNYYKVKFDNEVITEISPSERGAHLRFTYPKGKKSFLVLDGYIRLSGIQIHPKENKITGWVNNGEGFKKGWKSYFVIQFDQPIKAYGTWENKKNTINPDSVSAEGLGKGAYIEFKAGAKVQVKTASSYISLEQAELNLKTELGKDKNLEQTKANAAAVWNKSLGKVVVEGGSQADMETFYSCFFRASLFSRKFYELDKNGKPYYFSPYDGKVHEGYMYTDTGFWDTFRAQFPLNSLLQPEMHGRYMQAMLDAYDQCGWLPSWSFPSEAGSMIGNHAISLLTDAWAKGIRTFDPNKALQAYLHEATNKGPWGPANGRDGWREYYQLGYVPYPKYREATAKTLEYAYDDYCAYELAKMTGNKFYMDIFERQMYNYKNVYNPATRFMQGKLESGKWAPNFDPIAWGGAFTEGNAWHWQWSVFQDTKGLINMMGGDKNFTSKLDSVFTEPNKVNVGSYGGMIHEMTEMVAADMGQYAHGNQPIQHMVYLYNYAKQPWKAQFHAREVMKKLYDATENGYPGDEDQGQTSSWYVLSAIGFYSVTPGTGEYVIGSPKFKKTTINLENGQKFIIDAATNNDENVYIKSATLNGKPYFHNFLTHADILKGGVLKLEMDNQPALNRGLADEDKPFSLSK, encoded by the coding sequence ATGAAAATTAAATTTATTGCATTTCTTTTTATCTGTTTTCTCGCCAAAAACTTGTCTGCTCAAGAGCGGGATTTGGTTCATTATGTAAACACATTACAAGGCACAAACTCTAAACACGAACTTACACGAGGCAATACTTATCCAACTACTGCATTACCTTTTGGAATGCACACTTGGTCGCCACAAACTGGCAAAAATGGCGACGGTTGGAAATATCAATATTTTAAGGATAAAATCCGTGGTTTCCAGCAGGCGCATCAATGTAGCTCGTGGACAAGAGATTACGCCGTTTTTTCGTTAATGCCAATGATTGATAATTTGGTTGTTGATGAAGATAAAAGGGAAACTAAATTTTCTCATGCCAATGAAGTTGCTAAGCCAAATTATTATAAGGTAAAATTTGATAACGAGGTGATTACCGAAATTTCTCCTTCAGAAAGAGGTGCTCATCTTCGTTTTACTTATCCAAAAGGCAAGAAAAGTTTTTTAGTTTTAGATGGATATATTCGTTTAAGTGGCATTCAAATTCATCCAAAGGAAAACAAAATTACCGGATGGGTTAATAATGGCGAAGGTTTCAAAAAAGGTTGGAAAAGTTATTTTGTAATCCAATTTGATCAGCCAATTAAAGCTTATGGAACTTGGGAAAACAAGAAAAATACCATCAATCCAGATTCAGTTTCTGCAGAAGGTTTAGGTAAAGGAGCGTACATTGAGTTTAAAGCCGGTGCAAAAGTTCAGGTTAAAACAGCGTCATCGTACATCAGTTTAGAACAAGCAGAATTGAACCTTAAAACAGAATTAGGAAAAGATAAAAACTTAGAACAAACTAAAGCTAATGCCGCTGCAGTCTGGAATAAATCTTTAGGAAAAGTTGTTGTTGAAGGTGGCTCACAGGCTGATATGGAAACTTTCTACTCTTGCTTCTTTAGAGCAAGCTTGTTTTCTCGCAAATTTTACGAACTCGATAAAAACGGAAAACCTTATTATTTTAGTCCTTATGATGGGAAAGTGCATGAAGGTTATATGTACACCGACACGGGGTTTTGGGATACCTTTCGGGCCCAGTTTCCATTAAATAGTTTATTGCAACCTGAAATGCATGGGCGATATATGCAAGCCATGCTCGATGCATATGATCAATGCGGTTGGTTGCCATCTTGGTCTTTTCCAAGCGAGGCTGGAAGTATGATTGGAAACCATGCGATTTCGTTATTAACAGATGCATGGGCAAAAGGAATTAGAACATTCGACCCAAATAAAGCATTGCAAGCATACTTGCATGAAGCTACAAATAAAGGTCCTTGGGGGCCAGCAAATGGTCGCGATGGTTGGCGAGAATATTACCAGTTGGGTTATGTTCCTTATCCAAAATACAGAGAAGCGACGGCTAAAACCTTGGAGTATGCATATGATGATTATTGCGCTTATGAGCTTGCAAAAATGACGGGAAATAAGTTCTATATGGATATTTTTGAGCGCCAGATGTATAACTATAAAAATGTTTACAATCCGGCTACGAGATTTATGCAAGGCAAATTAGAATCTGGAAAGTGGGCTCCAAATTTTGATCCGATAGCGTGGGGTGGTGCCTTTACTGAGGGAAACGCCTGGCATTGGCAATGGTCTGTTTTTCAGGATACCAAAGGTTTGATAAACATGATGGGCGGAGATAAAAATTTCACTTCAAAATTAGATTCTGTTTTTACAGAACCAAATAAGGTTAATGTGGGTAGTTATGGTGGGATGATCCATGAAATGACGGAAATGGTAGCTGCGGATATGGGACAATATGCACATGGAAACCAACCCATCCAACATATGGTTTACCTATATAATTATGCCAAGCAGCCATGGAAAGCTCAGTTTCATGCCCGCGAAGTAATGAAAAAACTTTACGATGCAACTGAAAATGGTTATCCTGGTGATGAAGATCAAGGGCAAACTTCATCTTGGTATGTGTTAAGTGCGATTGGTTTTTACAGCGTTACGCCAGGCACAGGAGAGTACGTTATAGGAAGCCCGAAGTTTAAAAAGACCACTATCAATTTAGAAAATGGACAGAAATTTATAATTGATGCCGCAACTAATAACGATGAAAATGTTTACATCAAATCGGCAACTTTAAATGGAAAACCTTACTTTCATAATTTTTTAACACATGCTGATATTTTAAAAGGTGGCGTTTTGAAATTAGAAATGGATAATCAACCGGCTTTAAACAGAGGATTAGCTGATGAGGACAAGCCGTTTTCTTTAAGTAAGTAA
- a CDS encoding ROK family protein, translating to MEKPVALGVDIGGSHITAALVDLETRTIIEHSISRNAVDSQESMEVILLAWCAIINKAFDGIAHLSRYVGIAMPGPFNYEDGICLIKDQDKFKSLYGVNVKHELSKRLNIPAENIHFINDAAGFLQGEVFAGAAKGNPNVLGLTLGTGLGSSICIQHKATDADLWNSEFLDGIAEDYLSTRWFLKRYEELSGIKLDGVKELVAYIESDYLVTRVFMEFGYNLAQFLIPLVRKYKIDSIIIGGNIAQAFSEFSPELIATLKGNDINATVKISELKELAALIGAASCCDLSFNNIA from the coding sequence ATGGAAAAACCTGTTGCATTAGGTGTAGATATTGGAGGTTCGCACATTACGGCCGCTTTGGTCGATCTTGAAACAAGAACCATTATTGAGCATTCAATTAGTAGAAACGCAGTTGATTCGCAAGAAAGCATGGAAGTTATTTTGCTTGCTTGGTGTGCAATTATTAACAAAGCATTTGATGGAATAGCGCATCTTTCCAGGTATGTTGGCATTGCAATGCCCGGACCGTTTAATTACGAAGATGGAATTTGCCTTATAAAAGACCAGGATAAATTTAAAAGTTTATATGGTGTTAATGTAAAGCATGAATTATCTAAAAGGCTTAACATACCAGCAGAAAATATTCACTTTATAAATGATGCAGCAGGCTTTTTACAAGGCGAGGTTTTTGCAGGTGCAGCCAAAGGCAATCCCAATGTTTTGGGCCTTACATTAGGTACTGGCTTGGGCTCTTCTATATGTATTCAGCACAAAGCTACCGATGCCGACTTATGGAATTCAGAATTTTTAGATGGCATTGCCGAAGATTATTTATCTACCCGTTGGTTTTTAAAGCGCTATGAAGAATTGAGCGGAATTAAATTGGATGGTGTTAAAGAACTTGTAGCCTATATTGAAAGTGATTACCTCGTTACACGCGTTTTTATGGAATTTGGTTATAATTTGGCTCAGTTTTTAATTCCTTTGGTTAGAAAATATAAAATTGATAGTATCATTATCGGTGGAAATATTGCACAGGCTTTTAGTGAGTTCTCTCCCGAATTAATTGCAACGTTAAAAGGAAATGATATTAACGCAACAGTTAAAATTTCTGAACTTAAAGAATTAGCCGCTTTAATTGGAGCAGCAAGTTGTTGTGATTTAAGTTTCAATAATATTGCCTAG